The Procambarus clarkii isolate CNS0578487 chromosome 66, FALCON_Pclarkii_2.0, whole genome shotgun sequence genome has a window encoding:
- the LOC123769229 gene encoding thioredoxin domain-containing protein 6 gives MEQDQMAARKKAEAQQLQIELKSDDDWTSFCKRPGLLVVDVYSEWCGPCTSMTGHLRRIKLELGDEYLTLAMARSDTIEALINFRGKAEPTWIFLGSGKPMAVIHGADGPQLLTTIRRLLKVEVAALKGRGDRQVVLLDSLVKPEEVLEPDEDLDDVEGELHNLDDSEENSEAEEPVLQQGVLFILPHIISQEKAETFLSNVVAAGFEIAGHVQEELTREELHDFLFPPEPEVVEEEAEVEEEVEDSAENMEEESGQDGKSDDGPSDDNSNTVKTAGEEEESAGEKESVGEETSEGGGDGDTQDDLQHWEEQLSHGPLYMLLLKVEEGCVVTAWYQVLGPQDLETASRDQPESLVAQFGEEEHVVPAWLPRGRALQERLASRFFPPPPDASVPRLLLLPDTDHHQVLEKMSVGGVRVLAHTQATLQQEALQSITSLATSQELSKVIG, from the exons ATGGAGCAGGACCAGATGGCAGCGAGGAAGAAGGCTGAGGCGCAACAGCTGCAGATTGAACTGAAATCTGATGACGACTGGACTAGCTTCTGCAAGAGACCAGGACTCTTGG TGGTGGACGTGTACAGTGAGTGGTGCGGGCCCTGTACCAGCATGACTGGCCACCTCAGACGCATCAAGCTTGAACTGGGAGATGAGTACCTCACCCTGGCCATG GCTCGGTCTGACACCATTGAAGCTCTCATCAACTTCAGAGGAAAGGCTGAACCAACATGGATCTTTCTCGGG TCTGGTAAACCAATGGCAGTCATCCACGGTGCTGACGGTCCCCAGCTCCTCACCACCATCAGGCGACTGCTTAAGGTGGAGGTTGCTGCCCTCAAGGGTCGTGGTGACCGTCAGGTG GTCTTGCTGGACTCCCTGGTGAAGCCTGAGGAGGTACTCGAACCTGACGAGGACCTAGATGATGTGGAGGGTGAGCTGCACAATTTGG ATGACAGCGAAGAGAACTCTGAAGCAGAGGAGCCAGTGCTGCAGCAGGGCGTgctcttcatcctcccacacatTATCTCTCAGGAAAAGGCCGAGACCTTCCTCTCCAACGTGGTGGCCGCAG GATTTGAAATTGCTGGTCATGTACAAGAAGAGCTTACCCGGGAAGAGCTCCACGACTTCCTCTTTCCTCCAGAGCCCGAAGTGGTGGAAGAGGAGGCGGAGGTAGAAGAGGAGGTGGAAGACAGCGCCGAGAACATGGAGGAGGAAAGTGGTCAGGATGGGAAATCTGATGACGGTCCTTCTGATGACAACTCCAATACTGTCAAG ACggcaggagaggaggaggagtctgCAGGTGAAAAAGAAAGTGTGGGAGAGGAAACAAGTGAGGGAGGTGGAGATGGGGACACTCAAGATGACCTTCAGCACTGGGAGGAACAGCTCAGTCATGGACCTCTCTATATGCTCCTCCTCAA GGTGGAAGAAGGATGTGTGGTGACTGCTTGGTACCAAGTGCTGGGACCTCAGGACCTGGAGACAGCTTCCCGTGACCAACCAGAGTC GTTAGTGGCTCAATTTGGGGAGGAGGAGCACGTGGTGCCCGCCTGGCTGCCTCGGGGACGTGCTCTCCAGGAGCGTCTAGCCTCCAGGTTCTTCCCGCCGCCTCCAGATGCCTCTGTGCCTAGGCTACTACTACTGCCAGATACCGATCATCACCAG GTTTTGGAGAAGATGAGTGTGGGTGGCGTGCGAGTGTTGGCCCACACACAAGCTACACTGCAGCAGGAAGCTCTTCAGAGTATCACCAGCCTTGCCACTTCTCAGGAACTCTCCAAAGTCATTGGGTAG